The region TTTTTCCAGCAGTTCGGTAATATCAAAACCTTCCAGTTCTTCCGCATCCTCCAGCATTTCCATGGCCTCTTCCTTCCTGCGCCTTCTAAGTACAACCAGAGCAATGATAATCGCTATCATCAGGAAAAGTGCGACAGCACCGATTATCGTCTGAATCCTGGTTTTCGCCGCCTCCGCTGCCTCCCTCTCCCTGTCCTCCACGGAAGTATCGAAAGGAATGGCTTGCACGGCAATGGCGTCGCCCCGTTCCGCATCGTAACCGATGGCAGCTCCGACGAGCGTCGTCACATCTTCCCCGATAAACGTGCTGATACTGTCGCGGTTGATGATCACCGTTGCCGAAAGCCTTCTGACTCCTCCCTGGGCAGCGGTGACATATTCCTGAATCTCGCTGATCTCGTAATTGATCGTCTCCTCCAGGTAATCACGTGAAAAATCACCGTCATAGATGTAAGGTGCTTCGTAGCCGGGGATATTGGGCTCGGCCACCTCCTCCGGCGGACGGCGGGTCCCCTCCTCATTCTCCTGGATGCGATGTATCGCCCGTTCAACCGGTTCCTGGTCATAAGTTATCGATGTTATCTCCTGCCGGTCAAAATCCAGCTCTGCACTGACCATGGCCACGACGTTCTCGGGGCCAAAAACTATCTCCAGGTAATTCTTGAGTTTCTCCTCGAGTTCACGTTCAAATTGGCGCTGGGCATGAAGGCGTTCAGCCGCTTCCACCATGGGAAGTTCTTCTTCCATTTCCATGAACCCGTCATAGATAATTTTACCTTTGGAATCCACGATACTGATATTTTCCGGTTTAAGGTTCTCCACACTTCCAGCCAACATGCACAGGACACCCCTGACCTGTTGTTCCGTCAGAGTGGCCATGGGCCGCATCTTCAGAAAAACCGATGCCGTCGGTTCTGTTCTGTCCCTCAAAAAAACTCCTTCTTCGGGTAGAACCAGATGCACCCTGGCAGATTGGACTGCCTCGATGCTGGAAATTGTCCGCTGCAGTTCATCTTGCAACACAACCTGCCATTGTTTCTTGCGGTCATGGTCGCTGACCATGATCCCATCCTGTTCAAAGACGCTGAAACCCATTCCCTGGCTGTAAAGATCCGGTGACAATTGCAAGCGCAAGCGATCCTGTTCTCCGGCCGGTACCAGAATAACCGTACCCCCCTCAT is a window of Bacillota bacterium DNA encoding:
- the fliF gene encoding flagellar M-ring protein FliF → MAENRFNMPFELNVNSIRDYWKNLSRPVQISAVAVAVALIIFIIVMIVYFTRPRMETLFSGMEPQQAREVTEKLEELGVTYSLDEGGTVILVPAGEQDRLRLQLSPDLYSQGMGFSVFEQDGIMVSDHDRKKQWQVVLQDELQRTISSIEAVQSARVHLVLPEEGVFLRDRTEPTASVFLKMRPMATLTEQQVRGVLCMLAGSVENLKPENISIVDSKGKIIYDGFMEMEEELPMVEAAERLHAQRQFERELEEKLKNYLEIVFGPENVVAMVSAELDFDRQEITSITYDQEPVERAIHRIQENEEGTRRPPEEVAEPNIPGYEAPYIYDGDFSRDYLEETINYEISEIQEYVTAAQGGVRRLSATVIINRDSISTFIGEDVTTLVGAAIGYDAERGDAIAVQAIPFDTSVEDREREAAEAAKTRIQTIIGAVALFLMIAIIIALVVLRRRRKEEAMEMLEDAEELEGFDITELLEKEEPAEIEDDIRDKIRKVAESEPENVAYLLRTWLTEE